From a region of the Neobacillus niacini genome:
- a CDS encoding L,D-transpeptidase family protein, protein MGNALEQSVGEIDRSRKKKTQWYKNWKLLSVIIGMIIVLMVSGISFYQANHFNANISINGIKVSGLTIDDALKKLQSTVLTNKVYIGEELLIDGNDTKMGITEEDRPGVKKLLKSQWTFFPSFKTKDFTLIPSKQDEYRSISLKTQLEQELNARNETLQAPKDAQVTLQEGKITIINGSDGTQYDIPSLIEEYEKQPFTSEIHLNPILIQPFKEDSQLVKDQEKLLQELLQNTVDYKVQDKVYTLKGSEVIQNASVSTDMKVSIDPSMIKNKITEINNAQSTLGKNFNFTTHSGSVITVKGEGYGWALDVEKEAALVQAAFEKGEKSISASNIHGNGWNNEGYGYETIANNGIGGTYAEVSIAEQRIWLYRDGNLVLTTNVVTGKHSTGEDTSPGVWYILFKRTPYTLKGSAVGKADYAVEVDYWAPFTNSGQGFHDASWRTNWNNNAYLTQGSGGCVNVSPSMMKAVYDNLSVYQPVVVY, encoded by the coding sequence GTGGGAAACGCATTAGAACAAAGTGTTGGGGAGATTGACCGTTCACGAAAAAAGAAAACGCAGTGGTACAAAAATTGGAAGCTCCTATCAGTAATCATCGGAATGATCATTGTACTCATGGTGTCGGGGATTAGCTTTTATCAAGCAAACCATTTTAATGCAAATATATCGATTAATGGTATAAAAGTTAGCGGTCTAACTATTGACGACGCTCTCAAAAAGTTACAATCTACTGTCTTAACGAACAAAGTCTATATTGGAGAAGAATTACTAATAGACGGAAATGATACAAAGATGGGAATTACTGAGGAGGACCGACCTGGAGTTAAAAAATTATTAAAAAGCCAGTGGACATTTTTTCCTTCATTTAAAACAAAGGATTTTACCTTAATCCCGAGCAAACAGGACGAATATCGAAGTATAAGCTTGAAAACACAGCTGGAACAAGAACTCAATGCAAGGAATGAGACTTTACAAGCCCCTAAGGATGCGCAGGTAACCTTACAAGAAGGAAAAATAACGATTATAAATGGCAGTGATGGTACGCAATATGATATTCCTAGTCTAATAGAGGAGTATGAAAAACAGCCATTTACGAGTGAGATCCATCTGAATCCTATATTGATTCAACCGTTCAAGGAAGACAGTCAGCTGGTAAAAGACCAAGAGAAGCTGCTGCAAGAGCTCCTTCAAAATACGGTTGACTATAAGGTACAGGACAAAGTTTATACGTTAAAAGGCAGTGAGGTTATTCAAAATGCCTCTGTGTCCACAGATATGAAAGTTTCAATCGACCCGAGCATGATAAAGAATAAAATTACAGAAATTAATAATGCCCAATCCACATTAGGGAAAAATTTCAACTTTACGACCCACTCCGGTTCAGTCATTACGGTTAAAGGTGAAGGCTATGGCTGGGCACTTGATGTCGAAAAAGAGGCAGCACTTGTTCAAGCTGCTTTTGAAAAAGGAGAGAAATCCATTTCTGCTTCCAACATACACGGAAACGGCTGGAACAATGAGGGCTATGGGTACGAAACCATTGCCAACAATGGAATTGGTGGCACCTATGCCGAAGTATCCATTGCCGAACAGCGTATTTGGCTTTACAGAGATGGAAATTTGGTCTTAACCACAAATGTGGTTACCGGTAAACACAGTACGGGTGAAGATACTTCACCTGGTGTATGGTATATTCTCTTTAAACGCACCCCTTACACACTTAAGGGCAGCGCCGTCGGCAAAGCTGATTATGCCGTCGAAGTCGATTACTGGGCACCCTTTACCAACAGCGGTCAAGGATTTCACGACGCCAGCTGGCGGACAAACTGGAACAACAACGCCTATCTTACACAAGGATCCGGCGGCTGCGTTAACGTATCTCCTAGTATGATGAAGGCTGTTTATGATAACCTCAGTGTCTATCAGCCAGTCGTAGTTTATTAA
- a CDS encoding spore germination protein: protein MSFLNKMGQLSGDIEKNIKMVEEHFCHTEDLMKKKLVSAKQKCVILYLDPLVKKELLQTSIIEPILESEINDIEQIVHAAEVKKTTLISEVGKQLLDGSCVILLEEYSEAYTASVGGIEGRSIEEPNNERNIKSSHDGFVEEFSSNLQLLRKRIKSPYMKVKYITIGNLTHTKVGMVYLENLANKELVDEVERRLSSIEIDQLYSTSDVEELIEDHPFSPFPQNLATERPDRAVSYLADGKITIIVDGSPRVLVVPITFFAFYQAPDDYNSRWLVGSFFRFIRIFSFIVAISLPAIYVAIVSFHSEVLPIGILYSIRTSLEYVPFPPFVEALTMQIILELLKEASIRLPSPIAQTIGIVGGLVIGTAIVDAHIVSNMMIVVIGFTAIASFVAPINEMGTSARLLGFPTMIAATLFGFFGIVFVLMLIFMHLSKLDSFGMPYFSPFAPFKKEELKDSIVRLPLWKLNTRPTDAKPAYANQQGRARAWKKK from the coding sequence ATGAGTTTCTTGAATAAAATGGGGCAGCTTTCTGGTGATATCGAGAAAAATATAAAAATGGTAGAAGAGCATTTTTGCCATACAGAAGATTTAATGAAAAAAAAACTCGTCAGTGCTAAACAGAAGTGTGTCATTCTTTATCTTGATCCATTGGTAAAAAAGGAACTCCTCCAGACCTCTATTATCGAGCCCATTTTAGAAAGCGAAATCAATGATATTGAACAAATTGTCCATGCAGCAGAAGTAAAAAAGACCACCTTAATTTCTGAAGTGGGAAAACAATTATTAGATGGATCCTGTGTAATCCTGTTAGAAGAGTATTCCGAAGCATATACCGCCTCTGTAGGAGGAATAGAAGGCAGGTCCATTGAGGAACCGAATAATGAGCGGAATATTAAAAGTTCTCATGATGGTTTTGTCGAAGAGTTTAGCTCCAATCTGCAGCTTTTACGAAAGAGAATAAAAAGCCCGTATATGAAAGTGAAATATATTACAATCGGAAACCTTACCCATACGAAAGTGGGTATGGTTTATCTAGAAAATCTTGCGAACAAAGAGCTGGTTGACGAAGTGGAGCGGAGATTATCTTCCATCGAAATCGACCAGCTTTATTCCACTAGTGATGTAGAGGAGCTCATTGAAGATCACCCTTTTTCACCTTTTCCGCAAAATCTAGCTACGGAAAGACCTGACAGAGCCGTGTCCTACTTAGCGGATGGAAAAATTACCATCATTGTCGATGGTAGTCCCCGCGTGTTAGTCGTTCCGATTACTTTTTTTGCTTTTTATCAGGCACCGGACGACTATAATAGCCGGTGGTTGGTTGGTTCTTTCTTTCGATTTATTCGTATCTTTAGCTTCATTGTCGCGATTAGTTTGCCTGCTATCTACGTAGCCATCGTTTCCTTTCATTCAGAGGTCCTTCCGATTGGAATTCTATACTCCATCCGGACTTCCTTAGAGTATGTTCCCTTTCCGCCTTTTGTGGAGGCCTTAACGATGCAAATCATTTTGGAGCTATTAAAAGAGGCTTCGATTCGGTTGCCGTCACCTATCGCTCAGACCATCGGGATTGTCGGGGGATTAGTCATTGGAACAGCTATCGTAGACGCCCATATTGTATCGAATATGATGATTGTCGTCATCGGATTTACCGCCATTGCCTCCTTTGTGGCGCCAATTAATGAAATGGGGACGAGTGCAAGATTGTTAGGATTTCCGACCATGATTGCGGCAACATTGTTTGGGTTTTTTGGGATTGTTTTTGTGTTGATGTTGATTTTCATGCATTTAAGTAAACTAGATTCTTTTGGGATGCCCTATTTTTCACCGTTCGCGCCATTCAAGAAAGAAGAGCTAAAGGATTCAATCGTCCGGCTGCCATTATGGAAATTAAATACTCGTCCGACTGATGCAAAGCCAGCTTATGCGAATCAACAAGGGAGAGCTAGGGCATGGAAAAAGAAATGA
- a CDS encoding GerAB/ArcD/ProY family transporter: MEKEMTKNRITKFQLFFLLIQSQIGVALLSLPHAVQVSAKGDGWISTIIAGVAVQGMLIVYWQLLKRFPTLMYTEITKKVVGSFLGKFLNVFIYINFILVGGLATILFIKLINLWLLPLTPGWIISAMILTACIYLAISDLKIIARFFVLATSLILLLWFTSVLSWFTPKEFEYVLPIGSSGLKNILLGSNNSLLAMLGFEALLFFFPFMIDKDKKGVFKTVSMANLTITLFYTYFIFITLISFSTDQLTQMREPILNLLRGISFNMIDRVDLLFLSVWIVPMATSIITYLFAASKSLNLEKKHYPKAVVVNGCILFLITLIPSDDAIITLFNQYVSYLSYLVVFLIPTLLLMLSFLMKKHEMSESR, translated from the coding sequence ATGGAAAAAGAAATGACGAAAAATCGGATAACCAAATTTCAGTTGTTTTTTTTATTGATACAAAGTCAAATTGGTGTCGCCCTCTTATCCTTGCCGCATGCTGTGCAGGTGAGTGCAAAGGGAGACGGGTGGATTTCTACGATCATTGCAGGGGTGGCCGTTCAAGGTATGCTCATCGTTTATTGGCAATTGTTAAAACGATTTCCGACCCTTATGTATACAGAAATAACGAAGAAGGTAGTCGGAAGTTTTTTAGGAAAATTCCTTAATGTTTTCATCTACATAAATTTCATTCTTGTCGGGGGTTTAGCGACTATTCTTTTTATTAAACTTATCAATTTATGGTTATTGCCTTTAACACCTGGGTGGATAATTTCTGCAATGATTTTGACGGCCTGTATTTATTTAGCTATAAGTGATTTAAAAATCATTGCAAGGTTCTTTGTCCTTGCTACCTCATTGATACTATTATTATGGTTTACATCTGTATTAAGCTGGTTTACCCCAAAGGAATTTGAATATGTCCTTCCGATTGGAAGTTCAGGACTGAAAAATATCTTATTGGGTAGTAATAACTCGCTTCTAGCGATGTTAGGCTTTGAAGCGCTGCTATTTTTCTTCCCATTCATGATTGATAAAGATAAAAAGGGAGTATTCAAAACGGTATCGATGGCCAACCTTACTATAACTCTTTTTTACACATACTTTATTTTTATTACCCTCATCAGTTTTAGTACCGATCAACTGACTCAAATGAGAGAACCGATTCTAAATCTTCTTAGAGGAATATCATTTAATATGATTGATCGGGTCGACCTTTTATTTCTATCTGTATGGATCGTGCCAATGGCCACGTCCATTATTACCTATCTATTCGCTGCAAGTAAAAGTTTGAATCTAGAAAAAAAGCATTACCCAAAGGCTGTCGTAGTAAATGGATGCATTCTTTTTCTGATAACCTTGATTCCTAGTGATGATGCCATTATTACTTTGTTTAATCAGTATGTTTCCTATTTAAGTTATCTGGTCGTATTTTTAATTCCTACTTTGTTATTAATGCTTTCATTCCTGATGAAAAAACATGAAATGAGTGAATCACGATGA
- a CDS encoding Ger(x)C family spore germination protein has translation MRKIYLLILLILPMMLTGCWDQRLLVNRTLVNGVSFDVTKDGKITAAVRALNIQSKGGGLFEIQDELVEAKRPTVVGLGLDLDSKIPGELDASKAHVVILGEELAKKGIHPFIEFFYRNRESYLSSKIVIGKGTGKEILSVEKEKSPIAFAILQLLEGAESDTVIPKKSTFTVWNNILDPGKDMVLPYLERAERDKVEVAGVALFNGDKYTGKTLSKDKSGLLLSLMNQLAKNNRMAIILGSTSNGRSISFSTRDLRRNLEVHVNKSEEITCKIDLKMEIEIITYPQDFKNEINVKKLNQDLSDEFTREAKEITNTLVKANCDAFGIGRQISSFHPELWKKVNWDEEYKNVQIEPVVKVNIIKTGNVF, from the coding sequence ATGAGAAAAATCTACCTCCTCATTTTATTGATACTCCCCATGATGTTGACGGGTTGTTGGGACCAGCGCCTCTTAGTAAACCGAACACTGGTAAACGGGGTAAGTTTCGATGTGACGAAAGATGGTAAGATAACTGCGGCGGTGAGAGCGTTAAATATACAAAGTAAGGGTGGCGGCCTATTCGAAATCCAGGATGAATTAGTTGAGGCCAAACGACCAACCGTTGTTGGTTTGGGATTGGATCTAGACAGTAAAATTCCGGGTGAACTGGATGCGAGTAAAGCGCATGTAGTCATTTTAGGAGAAGAGCTAGCCAAAAAGGGAATTCACCCTTTCATTGAATTCTTTTACCGCAATCGGGAATCATATTTGTCTTCTAAAATTGTGATAGGTAAAGGAACGGGGAAAGAGATTCTTTCTGTGGAGAAAGAAAAAAGTCCTATTGCTTTCGCCATCTTACAATTACTCGAAGGAGCAGAGTCGGATACGGTCATTCCGAAAAAAAGTACCTTTACGGTTTGGAACAACATATTGGATCCAGGTAAGGATATGGTGTTACCGTATCTTGAAAGAGCAGAGCGGGATAAGGTAGAAGTGGCTGGAGTAGCCTTATTTAACGGTGATAAATATACAGGTAAAACATTATCAAAGGACAAAAGCGGTTTACTCTTGTCCTTAATGAATCAACTAGCCAAAAACAATAGAATGGCAATCATCCTGGGTTCAACTAGCAATGGCCGTTCGATTTCTTTTTCCACTAGAGATTTAAGACGGAACCTAGAAGTCCATGTGAACAAGAGTGAAGAAATCACTTGTAAAATTGACCTGAAAATGGAAATTGAAATCATCACCTATCCACAAGATTTTAAAAATGAAATCAATGTTAAAAAACTAAATCAAGATCTTTCTGATGAATTCACTAGGGAAGCCAAGGAAATAACCAACACCTTAGTAAAAGCCAATTGTGATGCGTTTGGGATTGGCAGGCAAATCTCAAGCTTCCACCCTGAATTATGGAAGAAAGTCAATTGGGATGAGGAATATAAAAATGTTCAAATTGAGCCTGTCGTAAAGGTAAATATCATAAAAACCGGGAATGTGTTTTAA
- a CDS encoding leucine-rich repeat domain-containing protein, with amino-acid sequence MHNRKWTNLSIVLVLVFSLFSPFTSLKTYAAAGLQLLDVTEKKESTVLVWEVVNEGEEFTDYQLIKNGEVLDIEPVPLDETLEENVKRYSYEDQNVEKNAQYTYQIAGTLSTGEKVISTPVEHTFVGQAEELQGNVLLTPESDVEVVTTNIKVVTDQGTIPWGFDFSIIGEEGSEISYYGYLNDEGFFVEYETESRDIELPIGAYSINTYNYSTEEDITTAFTIESGKDYVTSPVEIVFPDEQLVIKKVLQIEGTTEQSISIGWGEFVDPEIVEKYLVYLNEELAEEITDPYTTSFTYSELEPETAYQVKVEYVYKDGSSETVTAEVMTSAPPAGEVVVFVDENLKNAIANQLKIQHRDIYTDDMEKLTDLDASYSDISDLTGIEYAVNLTSLMLYGNQIEDLSPLANLMNLASLDLDENLIKSLDDLKNLKNLESLFLSFNQIEDIRVLNTLPNLSYVTLIGNEGLEFTKGSEDAEVLKKLITAGVSVEWLLENFEISIQDVTESLIQFEFNFPGVTDFISAYNVYLNGKLVGELPVEENGYELSDLEPLTEYEISVEAVDEAGNVWASAYNYLTTPPVPEGEVVRFKDPALEEAVRDALHIYSRDLYESDMTILISLDASDRGIEELEGLELAANLQELLLDSNAIRNFEPIAGLSNLVHLSLSNNKMSDISGLAALTNLESLILDGNEIVDISILSQFSKLSLLSLQENKVKDIGQLANLNIEFLNIGYNDIDDISSLLELENLQYVLIMNNPLDLTEGSETRSVIQTLEDNGVIVMYEYLDISVDEVTESTIKISWGPVPQNDVQDYLYYVLVDGEEVAIDLTDSSYTFTDLEAETEYKIEVLGISENSESFIYGTTAVTTSAVQDTPEPNPGDSEDDKGTVGVVDKSPTNPGKETENHSTQVDKVTQKPGLNLPDTATNSFNLLVFGLGLVAVGFTFLVVKRRKAINK; translated from the coding sequence TTGCATAATCGAAAATGGACGAATCTCTCAATCGTTCTAGTATTAGTATTTTCTTTGTTTAGCCCGTTTACTAGTTTAAAGACTTATGCTGCGGCAGGGTTGCAATTACTAGACGTGACAGAGAAAAAAGAGTCCACGGTTCTTGTCTGGGAAGTGGTGAATGAGGGAGAAGAATTTACAGACTACCAATTAATAAAAAATGGTGAAGTGCTGGATATAGAGCCGGTCCCATTAGATGAAACTTTAGAGGAAAATGTAAAAAGGTATTCCTATGAAGACCAAAATGTTGAAAAGAACGCCCAATACACATACCAAATCGCTGGAACCCTTTCCACCGGTGAAAAGGTAATAAGTACGCCAGTAGAACATACTTTTGTTGGACAAGCAGAAGAACTGCAAGGTAATGTACTATTAACCCCTGAGTCAGATGTAGAAGTTGTGACGACAAATATCAAGGTGGTTACAGATCAAGGTACGATTCCATGGGGATTTGATTTTTCAATAATCGGTGAAGAAGGTTCCGAAATCTCTTATTATGGTTATTTAAATGATGAAGGATTTTTTGTAGAATACGAGACTGAATCCCGTGATATTGAACTTCCTATCGGAGCCTACAGCATAAATACATACAACTACTCCACAGAAGAAGATATTACGACGGCATTTACGATTGAGAGTGGGAAAGATTATGTAACAAGTCCAGTTGAAATCGTGTTCCCTGACGAACAACTAGTTATAAAAAAGGTTCTGCAGATTGAAGGGACAACGGAGCAGTCGATTTCAATCGGATGGGGAGAGTTTGTCGATCCAGAAATAGTAGAAAAATACCTTGTCTATTTAAATGAAGAACTGGCTGAAGAAATCACTGACCCATACACTACATCTTTTACGTATTCAGAATTGGAACCTGAGACGGCGTATCAGGTAAAAGTAGAGTACGTCTATAAGGATGGCTCAAGCGAGACGGTTACTGCAGAAGTTATGACGTCAGCTCCTCCTGCAGGTGAGGTTGTTGTTTTTGTAGATGAAAATCTAAAAAATGCAATTGCTAATCAATTGAAAATCCAGCACCGTGACATTTATACGGATGATATGGAAAAATTGACTGATTTAGATGCCAGTTATTCAGACATTAGTGATTTAACAGGCATTGAGTATGCTGTAAATCTTACAAGTCTTATGTTATATGGTAATCAAATTGAAGATCTATCTCCGCTTGCGAACCTTATGAATCTAGCGTCTCTGGATTTGGATGAGAATTTGATTAAGAGTCTTGATGACTTGAAAAACCTGAAAAACCTTGAATCTTTGTTTTTATCTTTTAATCAAATTGAAGATATTCGTGTCCTGAACACATTACCGAATCTCTCTTATGTTACGTTAATCGGTAATGAAGGTCTTGAATTTACAAAAGGTTCCGAAGATGCTGAAGTGTTAAAAAAACTAATTACAGCTGGGGTTTCAGTGGAGTGGCTGTTAGAAAACTTCGAAATTTCGATTCAGGATGTAACGGAATCCTTGATCCAATTTGAATTTAATTTTCCTGGCGTTACTGATTTCATCAGCGCGTATAATGTTTATCTAAATGGTAAGTTAGTGGGAGAATTACCAGTCGAAGAGAATGGTTATGAGCTAAGTGATCTTGAGCCCCTGACAGAATATGAGATTAGTGTAGAAGCTGTTGATGAAGCTGGTAATGTTTGGGCTAGTGCCTATAACTATTTGACGACACCGCCTGTACCAGAAGGAGAGGTGGTTCGATTTAAGGATCCAGCCCTGGAAGAGGCAGTACGTGATGCTTTGCATATTTACTCCCGTGACCTTTACGAGAGTGATATGACCATTCTGATAAGCTTAGATGCGAGCGATCGGGGAATTGAGGAGCTTGAAGGATTAGAGTTAGCTGCTAATCTGCAGGAATTGTTATTAGACTCCAACGCCATTCGCAATTTTGAGCCAATAGCTGGATTATCGAATTTAGTTCATTTATCGCTAAGCAATAATAAAATGTCAGACATTTCTGGGCTGGCGGCATTAACAAATTTAGAATCGTTAATCCTCGATGGCAATGAAATAGTAGATATTAGTATCCTATCTCAATTTTCAAAGCTTTCCCTTTTGTCTTTACAAGAAAATAAGGTAAAAGATATTGGTCAGTTAGCGAACTTAAATATTGAATTTCTTAACATTGGCTATAACGATATTGACGATATTTCAAGTCTGCTAGAATTAGAGAATTTACAATATGTCTTAATTATGAACAATCCACTCGATTTAACGGAAGGCTCCGAGACACGATCTGTCATTCAGACGTTAGAAGACAATGGGGTCATCGTTATGTATGAATATCTGGACATTTCCGTCGATGAAGTAACGGAAAGTACGATTAAGATTAGTTGGGGACCAGTTCCGCAAAACGATGTACAGGACTACCTCTACTATGTCCTAGTAGATGGGGAAGAAGTAGCTATTGATTTAACTGATTCTTCTTATACCTTCACTGATCTTGAAGCGGAAACGGAATATAAGATTGAAGTTTTAGGAATAAGTGAGAACTCGGAAAGTTTTATTTATGGAACTACTGCTGTTACTACATCTGCGGTCCAGGATACTCCTGAACCTAATCCTGGGGATTCTGAAGATGATAAGGGAACCGTTGGAGTTGTTGATAAATCTCCAACTAATCCGGGTAAAGAAACTGAAAATCATTCAACTCAGGTTGATAAAGTAACACAAAAACCTGGACTGAATCTGCCAGACACAGCAACAAACAGCTTTAATTTGTTAGTGTTCGGACTTGGTTTAGTTGCAGTAGGATTCACCTTCCTTGTAGTTAAACGCAGAAAAGCAATAAACAAATAA
- a CDS encoding GerAB/ArcD/ProY family transporter codes for MEKAKISLYQLFVLILLFELGSAILVPLAIEAKQDAWMAILFGMVGGLFLFWVNYRLYLFYPELVPPEYMQKLLGKIAGTFLAFWYIIFFMYTAARVLRDFGEMLLTFAYLETPLFIVNALLMLVIIYAVSKGIEVVARTGELFFVSIYFLAITGFILIVFSGLIDLNNLKPMLEQGIFPIAKVAFTQTLYFPFGEAIVFSMIFPYITKRKSVKKVGLFAIVLSGINLAITMAINIGVLGVDLASRSQFPLLSTIQSIQVAEFLERLDVFFMISMVICIFFKVSIYFYAAVAIAAVIFKIKKPSKLTYPMGMVVLFMSVTIASSYAEHLKEGLEFGTRYVHPFFLVIIPMLLLGIAFIKNRKSSSHQKK; via the coding sequence GTGGAAAAGGCAAAAATAAGCTTATACCAGCTTTTTGTCCTAATCTTGTTATTTGAACTCGGAAGTGCCATTTTGGTACCACTAGCAATTGAGGCCAAACAGGATGCCTGGATGGCCATTCTGTTTGGCATGGTAGGAGGTCTATTCTTATTCTGGGTAAATTACCGTTTATATCTTTTTTATCCTGAGTTAGTCCCCCCGGAATATATGCAAAAGCTGCTTGGAAAAATAGCGGGTACATTCCTTGCCTTTTGGTATATTATTTTTTTTATGTATACGGCAGCCAGGGTACTTCGCGATTTTGGGGAAATGCTCCTGACCTTTGCCTATCTCGAAACTCCCTTATTTATTGTAAATGCCCTATTAATGCTGGTTATTATTTATGCTGTTAGCAAAGGTATTGAGGTTGTGGCAAGAACCGGAGAATTATTTTTTGTTTCTATCTATTTTCTTGCTATTACTGGTTTTATTCTGATTGTCTTTTCTGGGCTCATTGATTTGAATAATTTAAAACCGATGCTAGAGCAAGGCATTTTTCCAATAGCCAAAGTAGCTTTCACACAGACCTTATATTTTCCATTCGGTGAAGCCATTGTTTTTTCTATGATTTTCCCCTATATAACCAAAAGAAAAAGTGTGAAAAAAGTAGGGTTATTTGCAATAGTCTTAAGCGGAATTAATCTTGCCATTACGATGGCAATAAACATTGGTGTATTAGGTGTTGACCTTGCATCACGCTCGCAATTTCCGCTTTTAAGTACCATTCAAAGTATACAAGTGGCAGAATTTCTTGAACGTCTTGATGTTTTTTTCATGATATCTATGGTCATCTGTATCTTTTTTAAGGTAAGCATTTATTTTTATGCGGCCGTTGCAATTGCTGCAGTGATATTCAAGATAAAGAAACCTTCCAAGTTAACCTATCCTATGGGGATGGTGGTTTTGTTCATGTCCGTCACAATTGCAAGCAGCTATGCTGAGCATTTAAAGGAAGGGTTGGAATTTGGTACACGCTATGTGCACCCGTTCTTTCTTGTTATAATTCCCATGTTACTCTTAGGGATTGCCTTTATAAAGAACCGAAAAAGTAGTAGTCATCAAAAAAAATAA
- a CDS encoding Ger(x)C family spore germination protein, with protein MNKINRLMCSLVIVGTALLLSGCWSKKELTDLAIVAALGIDKNEEGRYVGTLQIINPGNVAGGFQGGGGSQGPPVSVVTGTGDTIVELSRRTSRKLSRRLYYAHTNLVVISEELAKEESISSILDSLERDAEFRSTAIIVIAQESKASDIVKVLTAIDKIPANKVIKTLKFTEKIWGENISVSMQEAIKTLVTPGKELAVSGFRVSGDVSRGKTIENTQQTEPSSLLSAGSLAIFKEGKLTQWIDGEFARGSIFLLDKLNASAIDLKWEGKDEAMVYELIRQKTKVSARMEKGKPRVFIKVQAEGNIGEARVPIDLNNPDVLLKIEKVIEKEIKKEISMAVKKAQKNKADIFGFGEALHQTNPKEWKKMNTKWNDIYFPEVKTDIVVDAFIRRTGLRNNPHQVNK; from the coding sequence ATGAACAAAATTAACCGCCTGATGTGTTCCTTAGTCATAGTAGGCACTGCCCTCCTTTTATCAGGTTGTTGGAGCAAAAAGGAATTAACTGATTTGGCGATTGTGGCTGCACTTGGAATAGACAAGAATGAAGAAGGCAGATATGTTGGCACCTTGCAAATTATCAATCCAGGTAACGTTGCAGGCGGCTTTCAAGGCGGCGGCGGAAGTCAAGGACCTCCCGTATCCGTTGTAACAGGAACAGGAGATACTATTGTCGAGTTAAGCAGAAGGACCTCCCGTAAATTATCAAGAAGACTTTATTATGCGCATACAAATTTAGTAGTCATTAGTGAAGAGCTTGCAAAAGAGGAATCTATCAGCAGTATTCTTGATTCACTAGAACGGGATGCAGAATTCCGAAGTACAGCAATCATTGTGATTGCCCAGGAATCGAAAGCTTCAGACATTGTTAAAGTGTTAACAGCCATAGATAAAATCCCAGCAAATAAAGTAATTAAAACGTTAAAATTTACTGAAAAGATATGGGGAGAAAATATCTCTGTTAGTATGCAAGAAGCGATAAAAACACTTGTCACGCCAGGTAAGGAATTAGCGGTTTCAGGATTTCGTGTAAGTGGAGATGTCTCTAGAGGAAAAACAATCGAAAATACACAGCAGACAGAACCCTCCTCCTTACTGTCTGCAGGGAGTCTTGCGATATTTAAAGAAGGGAAGTTAACACAATGGATTGATGGTGAGTTCGCAAGAGGTTCTATATTCCTCCTTGACAAATTAAATGCATCGGCAATTGATTTAAAGTGGGAAGGAAAAGACGAGGCTATGGTATATGAATTAATCAGACAAAAGACAAAGGTAAGTGCAAGGATGGAAAAAGGAAAGCCCCGCGTTTTCATTAAGGTTCAGGCCGAGGGAAATATTGGTGAGGCGAGAGTACCCATAGACCTTAATAATCCTGATGTTCTTTTAAAAATAGAAAAAGTAATTGAAAAGGAAATTAAAAAAGAGATTTCTATGGCTGTGAAGAAGGCGCAAAAAAATAAAGCCGATATTTTTGGTTTTGGAGAAGCACTTCATCAAACAAACCCTAAGGAATGGAAAAAAATGAACACTAAATGGAATGATATTTATTTTCCAGAAGTTAAAACAGATATAGTAGTCGACGCCTTTATTCGTCGTACAGGATTGCGTAACAACCCTCACCAAGTGAATAAGTAA